A section of the Polynucleobacter sp. AP-Jannik-300A-C4 genome encodes:
- a CDS encoding class I SAM-dependent methyltransferase, producing the protein MDNKQHWEKVYGTKAPDAVSWYAPHLETSLNLIRQASADKSTAIIDIGGGEATLVDDLLSEGYGDISVLDISQKAIDIARDRVGKQADKVHWYCADITQATLPQGYFDVWHDRAVFHFLTEEAQRARYVEQVMRSVKHGGYVIMSTFGPEGPEKCSGLDVVRYDSENLHGQFGKTFKLIDSSTELHHTPMGTTQQFLYCFCRME; encoded by the coding sequence ATGGACAACAAGCAGCACTGGGAAAAGGTTTACGGCACCAAAGCGCCAGATGCGGTGAGTTGGTATGCACCTCATCTTGAGACATCATTAAATCTTATTCGCCAAGCAAGTGCTGATAAGAGTACTGCCATTATTGATATTGGCGGCGGCGAAGCCACGTTGGTAGACGACCTTTTATCTGAGGGCTATGGGGACATCAGTGTTTTAGATATTTCTCAAAAAGCAATTGATATAGCAAGGGATCGTGTTGGTAAGCAGGCTGATAAGGTTCACTGGTACTGCGCTGATATTACTCAAGCAACATTACCCCAAGGCTATTTTGACGTTTGGCACGATAGAGCCGTATTTCATTTTTTAACTGAAGAAGCTCAGCGAGCCAGATACGTAGAGCAAGTAATGCGCTCAGTGAAGCATGGCGGCTATGTGATTATGTCCACCTTTGGACCCGAGGGCCCAGAGAAGTGTAGCGGACTGGATGTGGTTCGCTATGACTCAGAGAATCTTCATGGACAGTTCGGTAAGACATTCAAGCTCATTGATAGCTCAACAGAGCTTCACCACACCCCAATGGGTACTACACAGCAGTTCTTGTATTGTTTTTGTAGGATGGAATAG
- a CDS encoding energy transducer TonB, with product MTRARLSHLIAIWASIVIHLGLILLWAAYEGFIFVKPKEKNPGIIEAYIEQPITKNNSDLNASPNSDNQPTSLVAPSAPTAEEWAFASKYTLKNSKGYRHSFGQQVRSMMGTAEEGPDQGHVRFSIEIAPNGTVTKVETLWKTSDKAEQLARRAIQNMPSLPPTPTGKPLIFERTISFTPFSSNDAPIYRDDCLPDTPSFSNPFAWDGKSPQEIKKSKPAEKLSPEALAECLKQLPQDSIDGITAEAQRQLDIWSSGILNRGK from the coding sequence ATGACACGAGCTCGGCTTAGCCACTTAATCGCTATTTGGGCATCGATTGTCATCCACCTTGGACTGATCTTGTTATGGGCAGCATATGAAGGATTTATCTTTGTTAAACCCAAAGAGAAAAATCCAGGCATTATTGAAGCTTATATTGAACAGCCTATTACTAAAAACAATAGTGACCTAAATGCCAGTCCAAATAGTGACAATCAACCAACCTCATTGGTAGCACCATCAGCCCCAACCGCAGAAGAGTGGGCTTTTGCATCTAAGTACACACTAAAAAATAGCAAGGGATATCGCCACTCTTTTGGCCAGCAAGTGCGAAGCATGATGGGTACTGCTGAAGAGGGACCAGACCAAGGACATGTGAGATTCAGCATTGAAATTGCTCCAAATGGAACTGTTACTAAAGTAGAGACACTTTGGAAGACTTCGGACAAAGCAGAGCAACTGGCAAGAAGGGCTATTCAAAATATGCCGAGCCTGCCGCCAACGCCAACAGGAAAGCCACTTATTTTTGAGAGAACAATTTCGTTCACACCATTTTCCTCAAATGACGCCCCAATCTACAGAGATGATTGCTTGCCTGATACGCCTTCGTTTAGCAATCCATTTGCTTGGGATGGCAAGTCGCCTCAAGAAATCAAGAAGAGCAAACCTGCTGAAAAACTCAGCCCTGAAGCCTTGGCTGAATGCCTAAAGCAATTACCTCAGGACTCTATTGATGGCATAACTGCTGAAGCTCAACGTCAACTAGACATATGGAGTTCAGGAATACTCAATCGAGGAAAGTAG
- a CDS encoding DUF3147 family protein, which yields MTWIITKYLLTAGMVVFISEVAKRSDRLGGFIAALPLMTLLTLVWLYVENQPEEKIANHAYYTFWYVIPTLPMFLLFPYLLPKLGFWLTMGACVVTTVICFSLFALLMKGFGVNLL from the coding sequence ATGACTTGGATTATTACCAAATATCTCCTAACAGCGGGCATGGTTGTATTCATTTCTGAGGTTGCCAAACGAAGCGATCGTTTGGGCGGCTTTATTGCGGCTTTGCCACTGATGACTCTATTAACTTTAGTGTGGCTGTATGTAGAAAACCAGCCTGAAGAGAAAATTGCCAATCATGCCTATTACACATTTTGGTACGTTATTCCAACGCTGCCGATGTTTTTACTGTTTCCTTACCTGCTTCCTAAGTTAGGCTTTTGGCTAACAATGGGGGCTTGCGTGGTGACAACAGTTATTTGCTTTAGCTTATTTGCTTTGCTGATGAAAGGTTTTGGAGTTAATCTGCTTTAG
- a CDS encoding YidH family protein has product MSYLDDPRVYFAAERTLLAWQRSALAFIALGFVVERFGLFVRFFNLTNQINPMHSAISAFVGMSLILLGTSLSLLSAIQHKKFIKSLSNAETPPGYFLCMSSLVGYVIFFGGLLMMLWLLSGFLI; this is encoded by the coding sequence ATGTCTTATTTGGATGATCCTAGGGTATATTTTGCTGCTGAAAGAACTTTATTGGCGTGGCAACGATCTGCCCTAGCATTCATTGCGCTGGGCTTTGTGGTGGAAAGATTTGGTTTGTTTGTAAGATTCTTTAATTTAACAAACCAAATTAATCCAATGCATTCTGCTATTTCAGCCTTTGTTGGAATGTCTTTGATCTTGCTTGGGACAAGCCTCTCATTGTTATCTGCAATTCAGCATAAAAAATTTATAAAAAGTCTATCTAACGCAGAAACTCCGCCTGGCTACTTTTTGTGTATGTCCTCATTGGTTGGTTATGTGATTTTCTTTGGCGGTCTTTTGATGATGCTTTGGTTGCTATCAGGGTTTTTAATTTAA
- a CDS encoding tripartite tricarboxylate transporter substrate binding protein, with amino-acid sequence MKKILMFLMCVIAVASGVANAQEWPNRSIKFISPFAPGGSNDIATRLIAEKLSTKLQQTIIVENKPGANIRIASEIIARAEPDGYNFVMVAAPHTTNPALYGQLPYDTLKDFTPVVQVVRAPLFLMVPANSPIKTVAELLAASAKQPTGLNISSPGNGTAPHLALELFNNLAKSNLNHIPYKGDAPAVTDLLGERVDAGIHPIISPLPHVKSGKIRVLAVFGSTRSSLLPDVPSLGELGYKNTEVYTWFGLVGPAKLPVKIVDRLNKDVNEILSQPEVRQRFADMGMETVGGTSDQFAKFIRDDIQKWKTLVAQRNIKPD; translated from the coding sequence ATGAAAAAAATATTAATGTTTTTGATGTGCGTAATCGCTGTTGCATCTGGAGTTGCCAATGCGCAAGAGTGGCCTAATAGATCAATAAAATTTATTTCTCCATTTGCACCCGGTGGCTCTAACGATATAGCTACTAGATTAATCGCAGAAAAATTATCAACAAAACTCCAACAGACAATTATTGTTGAAAATAAGCCAGGGGCAAATATTCGGATAGCATCAGAAATAATTGCTAGAGCTGAGCCGGATGGCTATAACTTTGTAATGGTTGCTGCACCTCATACAACCAATCCAGCGCTGTATGGACAGCTTCCTTACGACACCTTAAAAGACTTCACGCCAGTTGTGCAAGTAGTTAGGGCCCCTTTATTTTTAATGGTGCCAGCGAACTCACCAATTAAAACCGTTGCCGAGCTATTGGCTGCATCTGCAAAGCAGCCTACTGGTTTAAATATTTCAAGCCCTGGAAATGGAACAGCACCTCATCTTGCTTTGGAGTTGTTTAACAACCTTGCTAAATCTAATTTAAACCACATTCCTTATAAAGGGGACGCCCCTGCAGTGACTGATTTGTTAGGGGAGAGGGTTGATGCTGGAATTCATCCAATAATTTCTCCATTGCCTCATGTGAAGAGTGGAAAGATACGTGTGTTAGCAGTATTTGGCTCCACACGCTCAAGCCTTTTGCCTGATGTACCGTCTTTGGGTGAGTTGGGTTATAAAAACACAGAGGTGTATACATGGTTTGGCCTAGTTGGCCCAGCTAAGCTACCAGTAAAAATAGTAGATCGCCTGAATAAGGATGTTAATGAAATTTTGTCCCAGCCTGAGGTAAGGCAGCGCTTTGCTGATATGGGTATGGAAACTGTTGGAGGAACTTCAGACCAGTTTGCAAAATTTATTCGTGACGATATTCAAAAGTGGAAAACCTTAGTCGCACAAAGAAATATCAAGCCCGATTAA
- a CDS encoding acyl-CoA dehydrogenase family protein, with protein MITNDELNLKRLRGIREFVKDVAIPAEAAVVEANQIPESIVELMRTNGYFGWSIPQEFGGSGLTTEELALANMEISQAATTFRARAGTNTGIGSEGLVQDGTQAQKEKWLPKLASGEITGCLALTEPEAGSDATALKSMALLDGDGGFLINGTKRYITNAPIADLFTVFARTDLNDRSYKGISAFLISKDTPGISTGPEHKKMGQAGSPVSEVFLKDVRATGSDVLGGELGLGFTTAMKALNKQRINLAALCIGPAIRLLDEALAHVKKREQFGKPIAEFQLIQAMLAESKVEIEAAKSLVLETARARDRGEDIATQASICKYYASEMCGRVADRVVQIFGGAGYCADTGGPIEMLYRDVRLFRLYEGTSQIHLLNIAKRILK; from the coding sequence GTGATAACCAATGACGAGTTAAATCTGAAGCGACTGAGGGGTATCCGTGAATTTGTTAAGGATGTAGCGATTCCAGCAGAGGCTGCTGTGGTGGAGGCCAATCAAATTCCTGAATCTATTGTTGAGTTGATGCGCACTAACGGTTACTTTGGCTGGAGCATCCCTCAGGAGTTTGGTGGTAGCGGCCTCACTACCGAAGAGTTGGCACTTGCCAATATGGAAATATCTCAGGCGGCAACTACATTTCGAGCAAGGGCTGGAACAAATACAGGTATTGGCTCTGAGGGGCTTGTACAAGATGGTACGCAAGCTCAAAAAGAAAAGTGGCTACCTAAGCTGGCATCGGGGGAGATAACGGGATGCCTTGCGTTGACAGAGCCAGAGGCGGGTTCAGATGCTACTGCATTAAAGTCAATGGCCCTGTTGGATGGGGATGGAGGGTTTCTTATTAATGGCACAAAGCGCTATATAACGAATGCCCCAATTGCAGATCTTTTTACCGTCTTTGCTAGAACAGACTTAAATGATCGATCCTACAAGGGAATTAGTGCATTTTTAATTTCCAAAGATACTCCCGGGATTAGCACTGGCCCAGAGCACAAAAAAATGGGGCAAGCTGGCTCCCCAGTATCTGAAGTATTTTTAAAAGATGTACGTGCCACGGGTTCTGATGTTCTAGGCGGTGAGTTGGGCCTCGGATTTACGACTGCCATGAAGGCTCTTAATAAGCAACGAATCAATTTGGCTGCCTTGTGTATTGGCCCGGCAATACGCCTGCTTGATGAAGCACTTGCCCATGTTAAAAAGCGTGAGCAATTTGGAAAACCTATCGCTGAATTTCAACTGATCCAGGCTATGTTGGCGGAAAGTAAGGTTGAGATAGAGGCTGCGAAAAGTTTAGTTCTGGAGACTGCTAGGGCGAGAGATCGAGGCGAGGATATTGCCACTCAAGCATCTATTTGCAAATACTATGCCTCTGAAATGTGCGGAAGGGTGGCAGATCGCGTAGTACAAATTTTTGGGGGTGCTGGATATTGTGCGGATACAGGTGGCCCAATAGAAATGCTGTATAGAGATGTGCGTTTATTTAGGTTGTATGAGGGGACTAGCCAAATTCACTTACTGAATATTGCTAAGCGAATTTTAAAATAA
- a CDS encoding IclR family transcriptional regulator — translation MIDRQFAINLSRGLDVLRAFTPTDQLLGNRELCEKTSLPKATVSRLTYTLEKLGYLARVERLQKYRLAPGVLMLGYPMLAGMDIRHLARPHMEKLATKTRWTVNLGMLGRLEVIYVDALRLDRGNFLKPDIGSSRPLLTTSIGRALIFASGDLEQKSILNRLKVANPTQHRRDIQIFHRDQEFYEKNGYCLSRGDWESDVYAVAVPLRVGSNDDPLVALNCTMSGSKPTQLEISKKVLPFLLEAKRNIERDGGTAFLNRG, via the coding sequence ATGATTGATCGCCAATTTGCTATTAACCTTAGCAGGGGGTTAGATGTGTTGCGTGCATTTACCCCGACCGATCAATTGCTGGGTAATCGTGAGCTATGTGAAAAGACTTCCTTGCCTAAAGCAACGGTTTCTCGCTTGACTTATACCCTTGAAAAGTTGGGTTATTTGGCCAGGGTGGAGCGCTTACAAAAATACAGACTTGCCCCCGGTGTCCTCATGTTGGGATATCCAATGTTAGCGGGAATGGATATTCGACATCTTGCAAGGCCGCATATGGAAAAATTGGCTACCAAAACAAGGTGGACCGTAAATTTGGGGATGTTGGGACGACTTGAAGTCATTTATGTTGATGCGCTGCGGCTAGATCGTGGAAATTTTTTAAAGCCTGATATTGGAAGTAGTAGGCCATTGCTCACCACTTCGATTGGTCGTGCCTTAATTTTTGCATCAGGTGATCTAGAGCAAAAATCCATCCTGAATCGATTAAAAGTCGCAAATCCAACCCAGCACCGCCGTGACATTCAGATATTTCATCGGGATCAAGAGTTTTATGAAAAAAATGGCTATTGCTTAAGTCGCGGAGATTGGGAGTCTGATGTTTATGCAGTGGCTGTGCCGCTAAGGGTAGGCAGCAATGATGATCCCCTTGTCGCATTAAATTGCACGATGAGTGGATCAAAGCCAACTCAATTAGAGATTAGTAAAAAGGTGCTGCCATTCTTACTGGAAGCAAAACGAAATATTGAGCGAGATGGCGGTACTGCCTTTCTAAATAGAGGATGA
- a CDS encoding CaiB/BaiF CoA-transferase family protein, giving the protein MISRPPLLQDVRILDLSTVIAAPFAATLCADLGATVTKIELPDGSDALRGLAPTTPEYALYWKAVNRGKTGITLDVRTAKGKELFLKILKNTDVLVENFRTGTMDRWGLDLKTLLEANPKLLVLRLTGFGQTGPYAARPGFARIFEAMSGLTNLIGTPTSGPQHPNLPIGDLVAGLFGALSISAAIASIRRDPSQSGFEIDLSATEAVFRLLDPLAVEYEVLGVNRTHKGNRASYTAPSNMYQTKDGLWVTLVASSDAIFKRLCTAIGKSEWVDDPRFSSNPNRCINVVELDTGIANWFAHNRYLEIEKLLNEAGIPYTKVYDIKDVLDDPQVKARNGIIRLVDTDLGSIPAPCVVPRVSDIKMATIKSGPKTGEDNSSFYKTLGLSDQEINTLEKDGII; this is encoded by the coding sequence ATGATCTCTCGCCCACCATTGCTTCAAGATGTTCGGATTTTGGATTTATCCACAGTCATTGCGGCACCCTTTGCTGCCACTTTATGCGCTGATCTAGGCGCTACAGTCACGAAAATAGAATTGCCAGATGGATCAGATGCCTTGAGGGGTCTGGCCCCGACAACCCCCGAGTATGCGCTTTATTGGAAAGCGGTAAATCGCGGAAAAACAGGTATTACGCTTGATGTGCGAACAGCTAAAGGTAAAGAACTGTTTCTAAAGATACTCAAAAATACTGATGTATTGGTAGAAAACTTTCGCACCGGAACTATGGATCGATGGGGCTTAGATCTAAAAACGCTACTCGAAGCCAACCCCAAATTATTAGTTTTACGACTAACGGGATTCGGACAAACTGGCCCCTATGCAGCAAGGCCTGGATTTGCTCGCATTTTTGAAGCTATGAGCGGCTTAACCAATTTAATCGGAACTCCCACTAGTGGGCCACAACACCCCAATTTGCCTATAGGAGACTTAGTAGCCGGTTTATTTGGTGCACTGAGTATTTCTGCTGCGATTGCTTCCATCAGAAGAGATCCATCGCAGTCTGGTTTTGAAATTGATCTCTCTGCAACTGAAGCCGTATTTCGATTATTAGATCCGCTGGCTGTTGAGTATGAGGTTCTGGGAGTTAATAGAACACACAAAGGAAACCGTGCCAGCTATACAGCACCCTCAAACATGTATCAAACCAAAGATGGGCTCTGGGTTACGTTAGTAGCCTCCTCAGATGCGATATTTAAACGCTTATGTACGGCCATTGGTAAAAGTGAATGGGTTGATGACCCTAGATTTTCATCAAACCCCAATCGATGTATCAATGTAGTGGAGCTAGATACTGGAATAGCAAATTGGTTTGCGCACAATAGGTATCTCGAAATTGAAAAATTATTGAATGAAGCTGGCATCCCCTATACCAAAGTTTATGACATCAAAGATGTTCTAGATGATCCCCAGGTGAAAGCTAGAAATGGAATTATCCGACTGGTAGATACGGATCTTGGAAGCATTCCTGCACCATGTGTGGTGCCTCGAGTGTCAGATATTAAAATGGCGACCATCAAATCCGGGCCTAAGACCGGGGAAGATAATTCATCCTTTTACAAAACTCTTGGGCTATCTGATCAAGAAATAAATACCCTGGAGAAAGATGGGATTATTTAA
- a CDS encoding NYN domain-containing protein, which yields MSTAILIDGAYFIKRFRKIEPHNSYDAKRASEFLFRCALAHLVEGVKGKERRKHELYRIFFYDCTPLNKKLHNPITKSAVDFSKSQEAIFRNELHEYLKAKRKTALRLGHLSNETPWTIKPEKIELMLKGKVKFEQLTEHDVMPNVRQKGVDMRIAVDISSLAMKHQVSQIVLMAGDADFVPAAKMARREGIDFIVDPMWGRILPNLLEHIDGLRSTCPKPKSINAGDAS from the coding sequence ATGTCTACAGCCATACTGATAGATGGCGCTTATTTTATTAAGCGATTTCGGAAAATCGAGCCACATAATTCTTATGATGCCAAGAGGGCATCTGAATTCTTGTTCAGATGTGCGCTAGCCCATTTGGTTGAGGGCGTAAAAGGCAAGGAACGCAGAAAGCATGAGTTGTATAGAATTTTTTTCTATGATTGCACTCCCTTAAATAAAAAATTACACAATCCCATAACTAAAAGCGCGGTTGATTTTTCAAAGTCTCAGGAGGCTATTTTTAGAAATGAGCTTCATGAATACCTAAAGGCTAAGCGCAAGACAGCTCTTCGATTGGGGCATTTATCTAATGAAACCCCTTGGACCATTAAGCCTGAAAAAATAGAATTAATGCTTAAAGGGAAAGTTAAGTTTGAGCAGTTAACAGAGCATGATGTTATGCCCAATGTGAGGCAAAAAGGCGTTGATATGCGTATCGCAGTCGATATTTCGTCCTTGGCAATGAAGCATCAAGTGAGCCAGATTGTATTAATGGCTGGTGATGCTGATTTTGTGCCTGCTGCAAAAATGGCCAGACGAGAAGGCATTGATTTTATTGTTGACCCTATGTGGGGACGAATTTTGCCAAACTTACTGGAGCATATAGATGGGCTGAGATCTACATGCCCAAAACCAAAATCTATTAATGCTGGAGATGCTTCTTAA
- a CDS encoding FAD/NAD(P)-binding protein has protein sequence MSNIKELAIIGDGFAAAVMVAHLLRRGIAPTAITVIGSGALGKGNAYGCDNLHFRLNIREDLPIIFSDDPLHFSRWAKEHVNDPEAKTDAGYFYRRQDFGRYVSELISAETKSDDIEQIKAKVVSLSSADNSWNLVLDNQAVLSAKRVIIATGNPPPTWPCVVTNPYPDLSASCLVENPWTGHGLVGVEAHESIILLGGGLTALDAINNLVERKHLGQIYVISPRAIFPPAQANWERKIQPVWPQNLSPAKFIRFIRDYLPSTSTTSTEWQSAWEELRTNINIIWQQFSVHQKRTLFKRVGWLWNLYRFRASPQTIAAYEKLKSNNQIQFVLGRAIEIKCTDSKVRVLLGNGINVEGDRIINCTGVASDPLLNQLIENRLAIRDPLGHAIAVDESFRVIRSPSDRWNSLWMIGPATMGSLGDVIAASAIAKQAEQLASQIAGNY, from the coding sequence ATGTCGAACATTAAAGAATTGGCGATTATTGGAGACGGCTTTGCTGCAGCTGTAATGGTGGCGCATCTCTTGCGCAGGGGCATTGCACCCACCGCTATAACGGTGATTGGATCAGGCGCTCTAGGCAAGGGAAATGCATATGGTTGTGACAATCTACATTTTCGACTAAACATCCGTGAGGATTTGCCAATCATTTTTTCAGATGACCCCTTGCATTTTTCAAGGTGGGCTAAAGAGCATGTAAATGATCCAGAAGCAAAGACAGATGCAGGATATTTTTATCGTCGCCAAGATTTTGGTCGGTATGTTTCTGAACTGATTTCTGCCGAAACTAAATCGGATGACATTGAACAAATTAAAGCTAAAGTTGTCAGCTTAAGTTCGGCCGATAATTCTTGGAATCTTGTTCTTGATAACCAAGCGGTATTAAGTGCAAAGCGAGTCATTATCGCTACTGGCAATCCCCCACCCACTTGGCCTTGCGTAGTCACTAATCCTTATCCTGATCTATCTGCATCATGTCTTGTCGAGAACCCTTGGACGGGACATGGATTAGTCGGGGTCGAAGCCCATGAGAGCATTATTTTGCTTGGCGGAGGATTGACAGCATTAGATGCCATTAATAATTTGGTAGAGCGTAAGCATCTTGGACAAATATATGTGATTAGTCCGAGAGCCATTTTTCCTCCAGCCCAGGCGAATTGGGAAAGAAAGATTCAGCCCGTTTGGCCGCAGAATTTAAGTCCAGCTAAATTCATTCGTTTCATACGGGATTATTTGCCATCAACATCCACTACGAGCACAGAGTGGCAGAGCGCATGGGAAGAGTTGAGGACAAATATTAATATCATTTGGCAACAATTCTCCGTGCATCAAAAGCGAACTTTATTTAAGAGGGTAGGTTGGCTATGGAATTTATATCGTTTTCGAGCCTCACCACAAACGATAGCTGCATATGAAAAGCTGAAGTCAAATAATCAAATTCAATTTGTATTGGGGCGTGCAATAGAAATCAAATGTACTGACTCTAAGGTGAGAGTGCTCTTGGGTAATGGAATTAATGTTGAGGGAGATCGAATCATCAATTGCACAGGCGTTGCATCTGATCCCTTACTAAATCAACTCATTGAAAACCGATTGGCGATCAGGGACCCGCTTGGGCATGCTATCGCGGTTGATGAAAGCTTCCGAGTGATTCGTTCACCATCTGATCGGTGGAATAGTTTATGGATGATTGGACCGGCAACCATGGGAAGCTTGGGTGATGTCATTGCTGCAAGCGCTATTGCCAAGCAAGCCGAGCAATTAGCTAGTCAGATTGCTGGGAACTACTAA
- a CDS encoding OsmC domain/YcaO domain-containing protein: protein MEIKVNFLDKLRLEAKFDDFTVIADQPIRYKGDGSAPGPFDYFLASSALCAAYFVKLYCDTRNISTENIRLSQNNIVDPENRYQQIFKIQVELPEDISANDRQGILRSIERCTVKKVVQAGPEFVIEEVKNLDADAQSLLTLNSASDVSTIIPGKDLPLEQTIANMSGVLANLGIKIEIASWRNLIPNVWSLHIRDAHSPMCFTNGKGSTKESALASALGEYIERLSNNHFYAGAFWGEDIANSNFVHYPNERWFKPGPKDALPKEILDEYCLEIFNADGELRASHLIDTNSGNVERGICSLPYVRQSDGKTVYFPSNLIENLYVSNGMSAGNTLAEAQVQCLSEIFERAVKRQIIEEEIALPDVPQEVLAKYPGILAGIQSLEEQGFPVLVKDASLGGIYPVMCVTLMNPRTGGVFASFGAHPRLEVALERSLTELLQGRSLEGLNDLPPPTFASEAVTEPNNFVEHFIDSSGIVSWRFFSAKSNYDFVEWDFSGHGEHSNRDEAATLFGILKDMGKEAYVAVYDELGAIACRILVPGYSEVYPIEDLVWDNTNKALLFRADILNLHKLDNANLRKLLENLENNELDEYGDIATLIGIEFDENTPWGQLTVLELKLLINLALKQFEEAHELVGAFLQYNDNTVERKLFYQALNTVLEIELDENLELNDYLQNLRRMFSKERIDAVLGSVSGSVRFFGLTPTSTKLEGLERHHRLIDSYKKLHLARSSR from the coding sequence ATGGAAATAAAGGTTAACTTTCTCGATAAGTTGCGTCTCGAAGCCAAGTTCGATGACTTTACGGTAATTGCTGATCAGCCCATTCGATATAAAGGGGATGGTTCAGCCCCGGGACCTTTTGACTACTTTTTGGCTTCCTCCGCTTTATGTGCCGCCTATTTTGTAAAGCTGTATTGCGACACACGCAATATCTCAACCGAGAACATTCGCCTTTCGCAAAATAATATTGTCGACCCAGAAAATCGTTACCAACAGATATTCAAAATTCAGGTTGAATTGCCAGAAGATATTTCTGCCAATGATCGCCAGGGTATCTTGCGATCCATCGAGCGCTGTACGGTCAAGAAAGTCGTGCAGGCGGGCCCGGAGTTTGTCATTGAAGAGGTTAAGAATCTCGATGCTGATGCGCAGAGCCTTTTAACTTTGAACTCGGCCTCAGATGTAAGCACCATTATTCCAGGTAAGGATTTGCCGCTAGAGCAAACCATTGCGAATATGTCTGGTGTGCTCGCCAATCTAGGAATTAAGATTGAAATTGCCTCATGGCGTAACCTGATTCCTAATGTATGGTCTTTACATATTCGCGATGCACACTCGCCAATGTGCTTTACCAATGGCAAAGGCTCCACAAAAGAAAGCGCGCTAGCCTCAGCCTTGGGCGAGTATATCGAGCGACTCAGCAATAACCATTTTTATGCTGGTGCATTTTGGGGTGAGGATATAGCCAATAGCAATTTTGTTCATTATCCAAATGAGCGTTGGTTTAAGCCAGGACCAAAAGATGCGCTACCTAAAGAAATTCTGGATGAGTATTGCCTAGAGATTTTTAATGCCGATGGTGAACTGCGAGCCTCACATTTAATCGATACCAATTCTGGCAATGTAGAGCGGGGAATTTGTTCTTTGCCATATGTGCGTCAGTCAGACGGTAAGACTGTGTATTTCCCATCCAACTTAATTGAAAATTTGTATGTCAGTAATGGCATGAGCGCTGGCAACACGCTTGCTGAAGCGCAGGTGCAATGCTTGTCAGAGATTTTTGAACGAGCAGTTAAACGTCAAATTATTGAAGAAGAAATTGCTTTGCCAGACGTGCCACAAGAAGTGCTTGCAAAATACCCCGGTATTCTGGCGGGCATTCAGAGTCTTGAAGAGCAGGGCTTTCCGGTGTTGGTAAAAGACGCATCATTAGGCGGCATCTATCCTGTTATGTGCGTTACTCTTATGAACCCAAGAACGGGCGGAGTATTTGCATCCTTTGGGGCACATCCAAGATTGGAAGTCGCCCTGGAGCGGAGCCTAACTGAACTTCTGCAAGGCCGTAGTCTAGAAGGCTTGAATGATTTACCGCCGCCTACTTTCGCTAGTGAGGCAGTGACTGAGCCAAATAATTTTGTTGAGCACTTTATCGACTCTAGCGGCATTGTGTCGTGGCGATTCTTCAGCGCTAAATCAAATTACGATTTTGTTGAGTGGGACTTTTCAGGTCATGGCGAGCACTCCAATAGAGATGAAGCGGCAACCCTGTTTGGCATTCTTAAAGATATGGGTAAAGAAGCTTATGTAGCAGTGTATGACGAGCTGGGAGCGATTGCTTGCAGAATCCTGGTGCCAGGGTATTCCGAGGTGTACCCGATAGAAGACTTGGTTTGGGATAACACGAACAAGGCCCTGTTATTCCGTGCTGATATTTTGAATCTACACAAACTAGATAATGCCAATCTAAGGAAGCTACTAGAAAATCTAGAAAATAATGAACTTGATGAGTATGGTGATATCGCCACATTGATTGGCATTGAGTTTGACGAGAATACGCCCTGGGGTCAATTAACGGTTCTTGAGTTGAAGCTCTTAATTAATCTGGCATTGAAACAATTTGAAGAGGCGCATGAACTTGTTGGCGCTTTTCTGCAATACAACGACAATACGGTCGAACGCAAACTGTTTTATCAGGCCTTAAATACGGTGCTTGAGATTGAGCTTGATGAGAATTTAGAGCTAAATGACTATCTGCAAAATCTACGACGTATGTTTAGCAAGGAAAGAATCGATGCGGTTTTGGGATCAGTAAGTGGTAGTGTGCGCTTCTTTGGATTAACTCCAACAAGCACGAAGTTAGAGGGCTTAGAGAGGCACCATCGTTTAATCGACAGTTATAAAAAATTACATTTGGCCCGGTCCTCTAGATAG